A genome region from Anastrepha ludens isolate Willacy chromosome 3, idAnaLude1.1, whole genome shotgun sequence includes the following:
- the LOC128856954 gene encoding farnesol dehydrogenase gives MNRWRNHVAVVTGASSGIGAACAKLILAEGIQVVGLARRIQRLEQLKLSLPTAQQKLFHFKQCDVSQEQQVNEAFDWIEQTLGGTDILVNNAGILRDGNLVDMSISDIRDVVNTNLMGSIYCLQNAIKSMRKRNYPGHLIFINSTAGLAGYNPGKDDPSLNVYTPTKFALNAVNEICRQELITLKTKVKTTNISPGWVSTEIVPDETKAQLGDVILHADDIANAVIYALSTPPHAQVQEITLRAVGEWF, from the exons ATGAATCGTTGGCGAAATCACGTCGCTGTGGTGACTGGTGCCAGTTCGGGCATCGGTGCCGCCTGTGCCAAATTGATTTTGGCCGAAGGTATACAGGTTGTTGGACTGGCACGTCGCATCCAACGCTTGGAGCAGCTTAAGCTATCCCTGCCCACTGCCCAGCAAAAACTATTCCACTTCAAACAATGTGACGTATCACAAGAACAACAAGTAAATGAGGCGTTTGATTGGATCGAGCAGACGTTGGGCGGCACGGACATACTCGTCAACAATGCAGGCATCCTACGCGATGGCAATCTGGTAGACATGTCAATTAGTGATATTCGTGATGTAgtaaatacaaatttgatgGGCTCCATCTATTGCCTACAAAATGCTATCAAAAGCATGCGAAAACGCAACTACCCGGggcatttgatttttattaacagCACAGCTGGTTTGGCGGGGTATAATCCGGGCAAGGATGATCCCAGCTTGAATGTTTATACACCAACGAAATTCGCTTTGAATGCAGTTAATGAGATTTGTCGACAAGAGCTGATAACACTGAAAACAAAGGTCAAGACAACG AACATCAGTCCGGGTTGGGTATCTACTGAAATTGTACCGGACGAGACCAAAGCACAGTTGGGCGATGTCATTTTACATGCCGACGATATTGCCAATGCAGTTATTTATGCGCTCTCCACACCACCACACGCGCAGGTGCAAGAGATAACTTTGCGCGCCGTAGGCGAGTGGTTCTGA
- the LOC128856441 gene encoding uncharacterized protein LOC128856441, whose product MYGGSCDHSDPSSVESELIVLLERLKNAHSNLKAADEAMKVFVKQDDFTKECDTIIEYDDKAVTTLAQLEHFIRVNFKTRAEASNNSYEGAGQDAATEGNSGYSALVGKAAASIAGFTPTEKCYSEAIILLQEKYGNNEKIVEKFVQKLMNIRTVQSTADIYGLRQLYNEVTSTMRSLVAFHISSAQYDIMVKSILLKSIPTTLRVQFYRSFERNAACSTILNSSIDAVKESISNGTENDQLNKLLKFLKTEIEALEKAQMSERDKKCNVKERRETRFRDGGTAAGLFVGNRQNYQCVICKTNTHTTKSCKSDLPVEEKKLILRREGRCFRCTNRNHNSKYCNAQWVKCDRCSGRHISTMCERQQRSDKERNEKQPKKAITNAADATTLNAIELKETGIFLQTAKAIISEVNSGHSVMSRIIMDNGSQRTYISEKLAEVLKLPTCGFENVQIIAFGDKKAKKATQLKSVEISLRSRYNDKVQKIKAIVVPTICANILPLPKFKNKQFRNIKIELADGINVLIGQDYYWIFNYGEIERLQENLVAIKTFFGWTIQGSCGEKCNTVACNCVESVEESSEKYFDIEKFWSLESIGIKSCQLQQSNPLEGTVFKISEVNGRYVVCLPWKNLNEKLNSNKEIAEQRLYSLTNKLLRANNKLIEYDIALRDLIQNGIAEQVNDSNSEIVYYMPHKPVYRDDKITTKTRIVFDASSSEPGVLSLNDHLNAGDNLVADLLKTLLRFRSHKIAITADIEKAFLQIEVAENDRDALRFLWYERTPVCKIRLPKIVEYHMTRVTFGVTSSPFLLAATLRHHLNSSQQEYGVICDKLKQCFYVDDLVISERSLEEAKLMYLKSKEIMAKARFNLRKWNTNDPELSAFFLTYNNEQAISQKVLDINWTTANDEISVSIESISEYLMNLRPTKRNVMKAMAKIYDPLGMLGPFTVRIKLILQNIWKENLEWDEALSGDNMNDFQHWQEEIKALHNFNMRRCLATESDSQYEVHIFADASPKAYGAVAYVRQLTAAGIITTNFICSKNRITKAMTHPWRSRGSSDKLQYNKEVYEEMVHRILKRTPYHTPQ is encoded by the exons ATGTATGGAGGAAGTTGCG ACCATAGCGATCCATCAAGTGTCGAGTCCGAGCTGATTGTTTTATTAGAAAGGCTCAAAAACGCGCATTCAAATCTAAAAGCCGCAGATGAAGCCATGAAAGTCTTTGTCAAACAAGACGATTTTACGAAGGAATGCGATACCATAATTGAATATGATGATAAGGCGGTAACCACTTTAGCTCAGTTGGAGCATTTTATTCGGGTTAATTTCAAAACACGTGCTGAAGCATCAAATAACTCCTATGAAGGCGCCGGGCAGGATGCAGCGACGGAGGGAAATAGTGGCTATAGTG CGTTAGTAGGCAAGGCCGCTGCTTCCATAGCCGGTTTTACACCCACCGAAAAGTGTTACAGCGAAGCCATAATTCTCTTGCAAGAAAAATAtggaaacaatgaaaaaatcgtGGAGAAATTTGTTCAGAAATTAATGAATATTAGAACGGTGCAGTCAACAGCAGATATATATGGATTAAGGCAACTGTACAACGAGGTTACTTCGACTATGCGATCGCTTGTAGCATTTCACATATCATCGGCTCAGTACGATATAATGGTAAAAtcaattttgttgaaatctaTACCTACAACATTGCGTGTGCAATTTTACCGTTCATTTGAAAGGAATGCAGCTTGCAGTACAATACTAAATTCCAGCATTGATGCAGTTAAGGAGAGCATAAGTAACGGAACAGAAAATGATCAGCTAAATAaacttctgaaatttttaaagacCGAAATAGAAGCCTTAGAAAAGGCGCAAATGTCTGAGCGAGACAAAAAATGTAATGTGAAGGAAAGAAGAGAAACACGGTTTCGAGATGGAGGTACTGCAGCGGGACTCTTCGTAGGCAACAGGCAGAACTATCAATGTGTTATTTGCAAAACAAATACGCATACCACGAAAAGCTGTAAGAGCGATCTACCTGTCGAAGAGAAGAAGCTTATATTGAGAAGAGAGGGTAGATGCTTTCGATGTACAAACCGTAACCATAATTCCAAATATTGTAATGCACAATGGGTGAAATGCGACAGATGTAGTGGTAGACATATATCAACAATGTGCGAGCGACAACAACGAAGTGACAAAGAGCGAAATGAGAAACAaccaaaaa aggccataacGAATGCAGCGGACGCAACAACATTAAATGCAATTGAATTAAAAGAGACTGGTATTTTTCTCCAAACCGCAAAAGCAATAATTAGCGAAGTGAATAGTGGTCATAGCGTAATGTCCAGAATTATTATGGATAATGGGAGTCAAAGAACCTACATAAGCGAAAAATTGGCGGAAGTGCTTAAGCTTCCCACCTGTGGTTTTGAGAAcgttcaaattattgcatttggtgacaaaaaagcaaaaaaggcaACTCAATTGAAAAGCGTAGAAATTTCATTACGGAGCCGATATAATGATaaagtgcaaaaaataaaagcgaTTGTTGTACCTACTATCTGTGCTAACATTTTGCCACTGcccaaatttaaaaacaagcagtttagaaacatcaaaatagAATTAGCAGACGGTATTAATGTTTTGATTGGGCAAGACTATTACTGGATATTTAACTACGGTGAAATTGAACGGCTACAAGAAAATTTAGTTGCCATAAAAACATTCTTCGGATGGACTATTCAAGGCAGTTGTGGTGAGAAATGTAATACAGTAGCGTGCAATTGTGTAGAGAGTGTAGAAGAgtcaagtgaaaaatattttgatattgaaaaattttggagtTTAGAGTCTATTGGCATCAAGAGCTGTCAACTACAACAGAGTAATCCCTTAGAAGGAACAGTGTTTAAAATCAGTGAAGTGAATGGCCGTTACGTAGTGTGTTTgccttggaaaaatttaaacgaaaaaCTGAATAGTAATAAAGAAATCGCAGAACAGAGATTGTacagtttgacaaataaattgttAAGGGCCAATAATAAACTCATTGAATATGATATAGCGCTTAGGGATTTAATCCAAAACGGCATAGCGGAACAGGTAAACGACTCAAACAGTGAAATAGTGTACTATATGCCCCACAAACCGGTTTATCGTGACGACAAAATCACTACAAAAACGCGAATAGTTTTTGACGCATCTTCTAGCGAACCAGGTGTCTTATCTTTAAATGATCACTTGAATGCGGGTGACAATCTCGTAGCAGATTTGCTGAAAACTCTTTTAAGATTCCGTTCACATAAAATAGCGATAACTGCGGACATTGAAAAGGCTTTTCTTCAGATAGAGGTCGCGGAAAATGATCGAGATGCACTCCGATTTTTATGGTACGAGCGTACCCCAGTGTGTAAAATTCGTCTGCCCAAAATCGTTGAATACCATATGACCAGGGTAACGTTTGGTGTAACCTCCAGTCCGTTTTTGCTGGCAGCTACACTCCGTCATCATTTAAACAGTTCTCAGCAAGAGTATGGAGTTATTTGCGATAAACTAAAACAATGCTTTTATGTAGACGACTTGGTGATAAGCGAGCGAAGTTTAGAGGAAGCGAAGTTAatgtatttaaaatcaaaagaaattatGGCCAAAGCAAGGTTTAATCTTCGGAAATGGAACACAAATGATCCTGAGCTTAGCGCATTTTTCCTGACTTATAACAACGAACAAGCAATTAGCCAAAAGGTACTTGACATAAATTGGACTACAGCGAACGATGAGATTAGCGTCAGCATTGAGAGCATTAGCGAGTATTTGATGAATTTGAGACCAACGAAAAGGAATGTCATGAAAGCTATGGCGAAAATTTATGACCCTTTGGGAATGCTAGGCCCATTTACTGTTCGAATAAAACtcattcttcaaaatatttggaaagAGAACTTGGAATGGGACGAAGCTCTAAGTGGTGATAATATGAATGATTTTCAACACTGGcaagaagaaataaaagctCTGCATAACTTTAACATGAGACGATGTTTAGCAACAGAAAGTGACTCTCAATACGAAGTTCACATATTTGCCGACGCCAGTCCGAAAGCGTATGGTGCGGTTGCCTACGTGCGCCAACTAACAGCGGCCGGTATCATTACAACAAATTTCATTTGTTCTAAGAACAGA ATTACAAAAGCGATGACTCATCCTTGGCGAAGTCGTGGCAGCAGCGACAAGCTACAATATAATAAAGAGGTATACGAAGAGATGGTGCACAGAATACTTAAGCGCACTCCGTACCATACACCACAATAG